A window of Castanea sativa cultivar Marrone di Chiusa Pesio chromosome 8, ASM4071231v1 genomic DNA:
GTCCATAATTTGCGATGCAATAGGGCTCAATGCTTTTTTTGCGTTTGAGGCAGCAAAACAAGGGGAAACAAAGCCCATGGCTGCGTTATGGTATTTGATATCTTTGGCGGTTTTAGTGGCTTTCTGTGTCATTTTCGTTGGGCGAGGAATGCAGTGGATCGTTGACCATACTCCTGAAGGGGATCCAGTTGATCAAGGCTATGTGGTTGCAattttgttattggttttagTTATGGGGTTTCTCACAGATTTTTTTGGGGTCGCCATTGCTACAGGGCCAATGATGTTGGGACTGGTTATACCGGATGGCCCTCCACTGGGGTCGAACCTTGTGGCAAGGTGTGAAACTCTTATTTTTGAGTTTCTCATGCCaattgcatttatttttattgggaTTACCACAGATGTATATTCCATGGCTGCTGTTGGCTGGTTGCACTTGTCGCCATTGTTTGCTCTGGCTCTGATTGGCTACTTTTCCAAGCTGCTTGTGACCGCCATGGCTGCTGTCTTCGTTAACGTCCCATTAAGAGAGAGTCTCACTATGAGCCTCATTTTGAGCTTAAGAGGCCAAGTCGAGATTTTATTGTATCTCCATTGGATGGATAAAGTGGTATGCTCTCTCACactcaataaatatatattaattcaagggtactgatttttttttaccaactaTTAGCACAGCTTATTAGGATTaaaacatcacttttatttggATCTAATGCTAATATTGTGTTTATTATGCATCAACTATATAACAAGTCATATTAATGATTGTGAATCATGTTGTGTACATAGAAATATTTTATCCAACTACCGCGCACTTTTGGTGCAGTAGTCACTTTATAAGTATAAATGTTTATGGAGTATGGGGAGCAAaggctggggttcaagtctccaagaaggagtttcacacagatatacacttagattaggttagagtagaaattttatcttgtataaaaaaataaaatactttggTGCGGTTTGGGTACGGATTATTGTTACTACGTTTAGCTTTTTTGcgttttgtcctttttttttcaacgtgcatgaacagtaaccagTATTGTTCATGCACGTTATTTCACTGTGCGAGAGACCAATTTCACTGTTCACACACTGTTCATGGAACCCACAagcattttattaaaaaaaaatatattaaaaattggtcccacagtactattcacacatttaaaaattattttgctacaatatttttagtttttagtaataAGCTTTATTCAAACGGAACATTTATCcaaaatgttttcaattttcattttctttgaaaaaagaaaatgtaaataaatcAAGTTTGCTCATCTAACCAATTAAATGCAATTTCACTAGTGTTTTCCTTCTTTACCAAAACTAAAAGGTTTCCAAATTACAAAtctgaatctctctctctctctctgtctctttcaaACATGCAATTAACTTTCTacgaaatatattttttttaaagaagaaaatgtaagtcaccttctttcttttttctttttttctttttcttttttgccgtTCTCATCTCTCTTGCTTGCTGTTTTGGATGTATGCATACAGATTATAGGTCAGCCAGGTTTCACTTTGCTAATACTATTAACAGCAGCGGTGACTGGAACGTGTACAGCTTTGATCAGCATCCTCTATGATCCAACAAAGCCATACATGGTGAATAAAAGGAGAACCATTCAACATACCTCTCCAGAAAATGAAGTTCGTATAGTTCTATGCATGCATGACCTGGAAAGCGTGGATGGCCTCATCAAACTTGTTGAGGTCTCCAATCCTACGGTCACTAGCCCATTCTCAATCTTTGCTCTCCATCTCATTGAGCTTGTTGGTCGTGCTGCCCCTTTGTTTATAGATCACGAAGAACAGGAATTGCCTTCCAAATATAGATCCTCTGAGGCTATCCTCGGTGCCCTAAAGCTTTATCAGGAAAGCCAAAATGCTTACCTCAAGCTCCGTACATTCACAGCTGTGTCACCGAAAAAAACCATGTACCAAGATATTTGTAAGCTCGCTCTTGAATGCAAAGCTACTCTTGTCATCTTACCATTCCACAAGGAACACTTGGATATTGGAGGCGCAGAAGTTGTACTAGCTGGAGTCAGGTCTGTGAACTCACATGTCTTAGCTCATGCACCTTGTTCTGTTGGAATTCTTGTTGACAAAGGTAATTTTCAAAGGGCTGTTCCAGCCATATCCACCGAGAATTCTGTCCACcattttgttttgctatttttagGAGGAGCAGATGCTCGAGAGGCTCTTGTTTTTGCAGATAGAATGGCTGGGAACCGGAGCATCTCTCTTACTGTGATACGCTTTCTTTCCTATAACTTCAATGGAGATAATGAGATGGAGAAAAAGCTTGATGATGGGTTGGTTACATGGTTTTGggttaaaaatgagaaaaatgataGGGTGATTTATAAAGAGGTGGTGGTGAGGGGTGGAGATGAAACTATTGCAGCTATTCAGGCCATGAATGATGATTCGTATGACCTTTGGATTGTGGGAAGGAAACATGGGATAAATCCAGTACTCCTCGAGGGATTAAcaaattggagtgaaaatcAGGAACTAGGTGTGATTGGTGACTATCTTTCTTCTGTAGATTTTGGTAGCTCTGCCTCTGTGCTAGTGATGCAACAGCAAATTATGAGAAGTAATGTGGGAACTACGCCTTGTTCACTGGGAATATTTCCATGTAATTCATGTTAGCTATGCATgtactatttttaatttgtttcctTCATATACGTATAATGTTTGTAGTTCTGATACTGTATAGCCAGTAGGCTTCCCAAACCTCAGGGTTAAAAGCTTGGGGACTAGAAGCCAGCTGATCAggtaatttagaaattatatcATGTTTTGAAAGTAGTAAAAGCAACAAAATAACTCTTAATTAGTATACCTAGGATTGCTATCTTTTAAGTGGAGGGTTTGACAAATTCGTGGAATTGAGATGGAACAAAGAAAAAGTGAATGAGATATATATGTGACACCTTCTCCGTTGATTGACATGAAAACAGTTTCCTCTATCCTTCACATTGTATAGAAATATTATAGTTACTACATAAATTTGGGGACACATGTCCTATGGtttcatgcatatatatatgcataagCAATGATACATATGGGATGATATCAATAGTTTTGATTCAACGAAAAAAAGATACCAATAGTTTTGATTATTTGATAAATTTGGACAAATTGAAAatcatttttggttttgaaaatgTTCTCGAAAAATGGTGAACTCATAGAAAGTGGATGTACTCTAAATTTCGATGTAACTCAATGCAACCGTACACTTGATTTTAACTTATCATCTAGTTAGATCCCACCATCTAGTGGTTCGTTTTTTATGATGGTTGAATTAAGAATAATACAGGATCACACAAGTGAATGCATCCCCTAAATTCTCATTCTGTGAGAACCTCAACCCAAGGAGCTTGAAAAATGTTTGGACATTCGCATTCCCCCtagatagagaatctcatcaTAATAGAGAATCTCATCATAATGGAAGCTCATATATATAACGATATTCATCCTATAGATTGAGAGatttatactaaaaaattaattatttatggaTAGAATCaagaaaacacaagaaaatgtgtTAAACATTCATCTTGTCTATTCCGTTAATTAGTCTCCTACCATAATTAAGAGAAGTGTTACGTTTATAGCATTGTCACGACAAATCCTAAATGGTaaattgttactagttctaatttgaaacTCACtgctaaaattactttttttacccATTAGtaacaattaattaataacaatcggccacttagaatttgttgaaaaagtattataaatatagCATTTCTTAAGAATTAATGGTCATATTTAACATCATCTTTAGAACAAGCAATCTCATTCATATACATTTATGCTAAACATAATCATATGATGAAAagatgtaaaataataattcaaaaaaataagatgTAAAATAACATGAGGAAACTTCATCTAAATAAAGACAAATTTGCTGCTCCTTAATGAGTATTATGCATATTATGCATTTGcaggtaaaataatttttcgttAGTATTGGgttaaaatctatattttttatatatattatcaatacTGATAATAAAAAGGAATAGATATGGAGTTCAATTCCATATCTATTCCCTTTTATTATCAATACTAAATTTATATCCTTTAGATTTCCTATGGTACTCTgtcaaataaattttcttaaatcttaaccattctttaatgatttaatagtctaaattttgtcatgtcaacattccactaacaataatcttaattttttttgtttgcaatattattttattattttaagagtattgttagtAAAATGTTGATATGATAGAATCTAGACtcttaaatcaaaataaaattgttaggattttaaaaaaaaaaatctattgataaagtaccctaggaaatctaaagaATCTGAATCTTGAATTCAATCCCATATTTGTGGGCATATATAtctaaacttttttgtttttgtttttgtttttgtttttagtgaAGCAAagaaaatacttcatttttaaaTGATTCATTTATCCAAACTTTTATGTACACATTGTCGAgggttttttttatgtttcttgtaCCTTAAACACGCGTCTTGATATTATTGGACAACGCTTAATCTAGGCTTTTTTTAAGAAGGAAGTTGGGTCTGGCGCTCTGCGGAATGGGTTCCAAAGTACCATTCTGCCACTATCAGTTTGTACGCAAACATTGAGTCCAAAGTCTAAGGAAAGATGTTGTAAAGTGGGCTTATCCTTTGTTTCTGCCGTAGAAGGAACTTTTCTTCAGTTTCTACTACAAGACTGACATTTCTACTGTGTAGTAAAACTTTCTGCTATGCAGTAAAACCTTTTGCTGTgctgtaaaattttttactgcGCAGTAAAAATTTCGGCTGTATAGTAAAGCTTCTTGCTGTGCAGTAAAGTTTCATGTTGTGTAGTAAAACCTTCTGCTGTGCGGTAAAACTTTCTGCTATGTAGTAAAGCTTTCTGTTATGTAGTAAAACCTTTTGTTACTCAGTAAAGCTTTCTGCACTTTTCTGCAACGTGAATGACTACTTTCCATTTTTTACTGCAAAAATACTTTTATACTTCCTgcacataaacaaatctaaaacccaaagaaaatactCATCAAGCAAATGTTAGTTTACATGGgttaacatattttcaaatatatacatacaaatATTCGTATATGTACTTATATGTATTCACATATACacatgtaaaatatattttgtagaaCATGAGATACAATGTATATGTATAAATACTTATAACAGGATAATGATTAGTTCGTGTCAAAAGTAAAACACGtaacaaagaaataagaagGCTTCAGCAAAAAAGGTTTAGCAAGTATAATATCTAACAcggtaaatataataaaaatgtgataCAATAGAATAACTAGTACAGCAAATAAAGATACCATAGCAAGACAAATGATGCAGcgaatgtgataaaaaaaaacgtactaCAGCAGAACGACTAAATACAGCAGATATAAGTTTTAACgagtgaaatcaaatatatttgcaatttaAATCAAGTATTGAATCTTCCCATAGAATTAGTAGACCAAGAAGGAATCCAAACCCCAACTTGAACAGCCTTGTCATAGGCTTTtgccatcaaagttgtgcattttggagaataggccTAAATGGCTACTAGTTATTACTTTTGAGGGACTTTAAAGAGTGAGTTTgctaagagggagggaaaagatggtctattgatgcatgcccctaTTCTTACCGTGTTTTCTCTCCTCCttttaccacttttttttttctttcttcctttctttctttcgcTCTGTTCTTTTTACTCTTAGTTTCTTATTGCTCTCTTGCCATGGGTTGTTCACCCTTTGGTCATTCCTTTTCTTGGGGCCCTTTCTCTGGGTGCCTCCCCCTCTAAGTGCCTTCCTTAGATACTTACTACTCTCTTACCACAGGTTCCTCCCTTTCATCCATGGTTACCTCTTCCTTTTGTAGTGAACTAATTCAATAGGATTTCTTCCTTTTACCCCTAGGGTTTCACCAACTGTTTTTGGCTTGTTGTGAGCATTCCTTCAAGACTACCCACTAACTTATTGGTTGTCCGGCCACTGCCTCTGCTCAGAATACGTTTGCTGCTCCACTACTCACTTCAtgacaaaatttcattttgtttattcTTGCTGTATACCTCTACCTTTGGGTTCAAATGAATAAGAATTAGGCTACCTCACCACCtacctctatggcatgcattAGATGGTCTTAGCCATCTACTACATCTTTTGGGTAAGATACCATCCTAGTAGGGTTTATTCCTAAATGAAGTCACGGCTAGAAACCAAATATAGATCCCTTttccccccaccaccaaaccacaccctctgaatCCCCTTGATTGTGGGCCTacctcccttgtattggctgAGTACAGGTTGTTGATGCTTCAGCCCTTATGTGCTTGCTCCACTATCTTCTATTTTTGCCTTCTTTCGTTCCCACACAGTTTCTACCGTAGCAGATTAGCTTTATTTCATTCTGCTGCGTGTCTctgtcttatttcttcatgcatttcctACTATCTTTGTTATTTCCTTTGGTTtggcttttctttccttcatgcaattcatGCTACTGACACTTCCCGCtattccttgtttcttttcatcgtGCATCTTCATATTAGTTTTCACACCTATCCTTTTATACAAAAGGATTTGGACCTTTTGGACCAGATAATGTTAATTGGATCAAAAGGGTCTTGGGCCCAATTTGCCTTAATCTGTTGAAGTCATTCTACTAAAGAACTATATTCTACAGCAAATCTGTATCCTGCTGCAGATCGCTTTCTcttgcatttctttctttggaccTTTCTTACTCTTCGGTCTTCTTGGTGGGTCTTTCGGCCTtgcttttcattgggctttcctCCGTATGGGCTTTTGAGTCTTGCTTCTTATTAGGCTTTCTTCCTCATGGGCTTTTGGATACGAATTtgcaaaaatgggcatcaacattCAACCCCCTGAGCATATGGATTGCTCCTGCAATTCATATGCGAATACTTATGCAGTTTTCTTTCGCAGGTTGTTTCACAACTCATATGCGAatgcttctcttcttttcttcgCAGGCCTGTTGTTTCAGTCTTTACTCTCATTAGGCAAATCGTTTGCTTTCTTTCTGCAAATTTATGACCCTTCAAGGGTAGCCAAAAAGTTGCTCTTCATGAGGGTGGAGGTTTTGTTGCTGTcactgtggggggtaaaaagatcctgatgggaacatgggccttttgggccgtgttaaggagggccgacctgaccctgggtttagaagttgttaatactatgggtcggcccatgcgccgaggatccgaggacccagccgagggtgaacttaccctcgggtgagcaccgaagaactcgagatttcatagtaaaggttaggggatggcacagttaaggccaatggttaaaagggggaaaccctagaatgccccagaagcaccggtgttgaagaaatgtcaaagataaaggctgctacctccacattaaagaccctgcacctaccaccctggccgcattaatggggaggtgacacttgaacgtGGAAgcggaaacttctagttaccgttcaaaggcactaagaaaagaaatatctaggctaagggaggagttggggcaacacgtgtagaaagtattaaaaagaagagtatttaagggaggacctaGAACGTAAAGAAggaggactttttgtaacctaacaagaaaaagacaaagagagagagataatatgaACGGTACTTCccgcttacgtccgaggagacctatttacattactccttgcCGTTTCCAAATACCGGCAATCTTTagttgtcatttaatcttcactcacttctaactcgggtttcaagcccactctctacaaatttttatcgTTTAAGGCTCATtcgggcctgagcccataactgttcttgggtccaggtgcaattgtgcacttacaattggcgccacCGTGGGaacctagtctagaagtagtagggatattatggcagcttaggctctcaccatgcagagtcacaaggatcacaaccggaagatcatttcgaacgtcttgaacatcttagggatcgtgagggaagcgtccatacgtAATACCCGgtgggctagccatactcaagcttagggggtagcactacccacgatgagggctctaaatccatgcagtatgaaattaatcgtttgaagaggaagttacgccgtgctaaatgTAAGGTTtcccgtcctcatctagttcttcctcgtagagaaggataggggagttggctacagctcaaggtcatattcccccactagcgcaacatcctccggcgaggaggacgaccaatcaactcgcgtacgtaagaagcttcgttctaggggcttaggcaacgataccatgagtagggcgttgcaccaactctctaaatctccgttttcactgtgaggattgagagggggaggcttcctcAGAGGTTCACcccccacctttaccatctataatggccggactgatccggtggaacacgtgagtcacttcaaccaaaggatggcggtgcactcataacaagactttgatgtgtaaagtcttccctcCAACTTGGGACtcgtggctatgagatggtttaacggtctcaaatcggggtctcgtgggctcgtttggggagttaactagggcatttgcttcgcggttcatcacgtgtagcgagtccctcggccattggattcgttactatccatggtcatgaaggaaggggagacaccgaaagcatactccgacgtataccgggagatgtttaatgaaatagatggcgactttgatgaggtggcgcttaatacctttaaggtaggcctccctaccgATCACGatctaagaaagtctttgacgaaaagcCCGTCCgcgcgtacgccgtcttatggatcgtattgatgaatataaaagggtagaggaagactaGCAaagcaaggaaaaggaaaggagaaggttatcccgcaggagagaagggatttcaggtcggcctggatatcacaacaacaagccgaggagggattacttcgacAATCCGCTCTCAAGAAGACTTCAGTGTAAATCAGTGTTCCGAGAACTACAGGCATCgctattagaaaaagttcgtaaagagcccttttTCGATGGCAGCAAGATGGCAGTGGGACcccgcgagaagaaatcaaaacctttctCGTCGCACCATCAGATGTGGGCCATACTACCGAGAACCGTCGGACCTCGTGGAACCATCTCGGAGCAAACGTCGCCGAGGGAAAGTTAAAGGAAGATTTGTGGCCACTTGGGCAAGtaagtcaagttggttcaacctaccagaggaacagttcatctcggccggcatttggaacaattaatgttatcttcgcacAAACTCGGTAGGACCGGTTCAGGTCCCACTAGGATTATATGGCAGTTCCATCCGCAAAGCCGAGGATGTAGGTAgcagagattaaagagcactctacctgtcttgggtttctccgaggaggataaagtagggactatccagccccatgacgatgctcttcgtggttaccctcagatagggaattatgatgtgagaagggtgatgatagatcaaggcAATGGGTgcgatatcatgtaccccgatctatttaAAAGGACTcgaggttggagttggaagatttaactccttatgattctccacttataagctttgaaggaagggccgttgtgccgaaggggcagatccgtttacccgttcaaacCGGCTCGAAACGGccgaggtagatttcattgtggttgacgcgtactctccatatacaaaCCCATCCTCGCCAGCCATGGCCGCACGCTTGGGAGCCGTCTccttctaccttacatgttaaagtaaaattcccctgggagcatgttgaggaaatcctcgcaGCCAGGTAgttgctaggcaatgcatatcgtcGCGGTGCTTCGTCGCCGAAAtggagtcatcaaccttgcccatccagagtcatagcaatgtaacagctccggaggcaccctGGAGCGATGAtagaagatgaggctgtttgtgaggagttagagaagtttgtaataaccgaTGATCCgtagagattcttccaagttggcatacgattgccacaccaagagaagatggatttgttgaaatttcgaaggataatttagatgtctttgcatggaacCCCTACAGGCTCCAGGTgtgtagatccgaactttatttgtcatcatttaaatgtcaatccggccattgttccgaggaggcgcaacacctcggcgatcttcccgagaacattccgaggctgtgaaggaagaggttcttaaactcaaaagggcgggggctatcaaagaagttttctaccccgaatggttggctcataccgttgtcgttaagaagaagaacggcaa
This region includes:
- the LOC142608421 gene encoding cation/H(+) antiporter 24-like; translation: MVRVYPIYRSLAPSGHSDGFRSTMKVQVAELHAPSNAIQSPEMILTCHSIQNTHPYGIFYGENPLNSSFTLLLLEIAIIITIIQILRFLSKPLKQPRIVAEIIGGLIIGPSVLGHNKKFFSFMFPDNAQYVLRNIGLMGFMYFVFVIGVKMDLSLVKKAGKKEMYIAFSGMVFPLIIVVLAAMIMRNSMDNDLAKFTSIGAIASSMAITSFPCIYTILEELNLLSSEVGRMSLSTSIICDAIGLNAFFAFEAAKQGETKPMAALWYLISLAVLVAFCVIFVGRGMQWIVDHTPEGDPVDQGYVVAILLLVLVMGFLTDFFGVAIATGPMMLGLVIPDGPPLGSNLVARCETLIFEFLMPIAFIFIGITTDVYSMAAVGWLHLSPLFALALIGYFSKLLVTAMAAVFVNVPLRESLTMSLILSLRGQVEILLYLHWMDKVIIGQPGFTLLILLTAAVTGTCTALISILYDPTKPYMVNKRRTIQHTSPENEVRIVLCMHDLESVDGLIKLVEVSNPTVTSPFSIFALHLIELVGRAAPLFIDHEEQELPSKYRSSEAILGALKLYQESQNAYLKLRTFTAVSPKKTMYQDICKLALECKATLVILPFHKEHLDIGGAEVVLAGVRSVNSHVLAHAPCSVGILVDKGNFQRAVPAISTENSVHHFVLLFLGGADAREALVFADRMAGNRSISLTVIRFLSYNFNGDNEMEKKLDDGLVTWFWVKNEKNDRVIYKEVVVRGGDETIAAIQAMNDDSYDLWIVGRKHGINPVLLEGLTNWSENQELGVIGDYLSSVDFGSSASVLVMQQQIMRSNVGTTPCSLGIFPCNSC